The following proteins are co-located in the Chaetodon auriga isolate fChaAug3 chromosome 23, fChaAug3.hap1, whole genome shotgun sequence genome:
- the LOC143315826 gene encoding uncharacterized protein LOC143315826 — protein MSKVQTLRAFVKQRLTAAAEEIFELFERTIAEYEEELCRQRKLLDAVFQPEVRLHRADVRLLSASQEEDPPERQEWSPSLDQEDPAELPHIKEEQEELWTSQEGEQLPGPEEADITKSTFPPVPVKSEEEDEEKPQSSQLHQRHAEDTKTEADGEDCGGPEPARSSDPDRHLEPDTDDETSQSSEPESGDSCDWEETREVQSTSSDHKGHQQEHNEIETGEKPFSCSICGKRYNQKNSLMTHMRLHSEGKRFSCSVCKKTFQRRTNVLRHMRVHTGEKPFSCSVCGKGFAQKTQVSEHMRIHTGEKPFSCSVCSKRFIQKVNLTRHMALHTGEKQYNCSVCDKGFTWLYQLKNHHCIGFQSSQLHQSQTGEDGDAENSKTDAVREDCGRPERARNSDPDHRVQPATHDKMSHSSEPETDDTCDWEETREAQSGLNPLQTNEAPVSDVKCNTGQTSVSSSECVSSFDHKGHLLKNIVIQTGVKPFSCSICGRRYPRKKSLTTHMRIHADGKRFSCSFCKKTFRWRGDVVKHMRIHTGEKPFSCSVCNKGFAQKTQMRQHMRIHTGEKPFSCSFCGTRFAQSSGLTSHLTIHTGEKPFTCSVCKTTFSRRSNLSQHMRVHTGEKPFSCSVCGKGFAQKGTLKRHLTVHTGETTELQCL, from the exons atgtctAAAGTCCAAACGCTGAGAGCTTTTGTCAAGCAACGACTGACTGCGGCTGCTGAAGAGATATTTGAGCTGTTTGAAAGAACGATAGCAGAGTACGAGGAGGAACTTTGTCGACAACGAAAACTACTGGAcgctgttttccagcctgaagtccggttacacagagcag ACGTGCGGCTGCTGTCGGCGAGTCAAGAAGAGGATCCCCCTGAGCGGCAGGAGTGGAGCCccagtctggaccaggaggacccagcagagctgccacacattaaagaggaacaggaggaactgtggaccagtcaggagggagagcagcttccAGGGCCGGAGGAGGCCGACATCACCAAGTCCACATTCCCTCCTGTCCCTGTGAAGAgcgaagaagaggatgaagagaaacctcagtcctcacagcttcatcagagacacGCTGAAGACACGAAGACAGAAgctgatggagaggactgtggaggaccagAACCAGCCAGGAGCTCAGATCCAGACAGACATTTAGAACCAGACACTGACGACGAGACGTCTCAGTCCTCTGAACCTGAGAGTGGTGACAGCTGTGACTGGGAGGAGACCAGAGAAGTTCAGTCCACAAGCTCTGACCATAAGGGACATCAGCAGGAACACAATGAAATtgaaacaggagagaaaccatTTAGTTGCTCAATTTGTGGGAAAAGATACAATCAGAAGAATTCCTTAATGACTCACATGAGACTTCATTCAGAGGGAAAAcgtttcagctgctcagtttgtaaaaaaacatttcaaaggagAACAAATGTCCTGAGGCACATGAGagtccacacaggagagaaacccttTAGTTGTTCTGTCTGTGGTAAGGGATTTGCACAAAAGACACAAGTGAGTGAACACATGAGAatacacacaggagagaaaccatTTAGTTGCTCAGTCTGCAGTAAAAGATTTATACAAAAGGTAAATCTGACACGCCACATGGCActccacacaggggagaaacaaTACAACTGCAGTGTATGTGACAAAGGCTTCACTTGGCTTTATCAGCTCAAAAACCATCACTGTATTGGCTttcagtcctcacagcttcatcaaaGCCAAACTGGAGAGGACGGAGATGCAGAGAATTCGAAAACAGACGCCGTTAGAGAGGACTGTGGAAGACCTGAACGAGCCAGGAACTCAGATCCAGATCATCGTGTACAACCAGCCACCCATGACAAGATGTCTCACTCCTCTGAACCTGAGACTGATGACACTTGTGACTGGGAGGAGACCAGAGAAGCTCAGTCAGGTTTAAACCCTCTGCAGACCAATGAAGCACCTGTAAGTGATGTGAAATGTAACACTggacaaacatcagtcagctcctctgaatgtgtttcaagCTTTGACCACAAGGGACAtctgctgaaaaacattgtAATCCAAACAGGAGTGAAACCATTCAGTTGCTCAATTTGTGGTAGAAGATACCCCCGGAAGAAATCCTTAACAACTCACATGAGAATTCATGCAGACGGAAAACGTTTCAGCTGCTCATTCTGCAAAAAAACTTTTCGATGGAGAGGAGATGTTGTGAAGCACATGAGaatccacacaggagagaaacccttCAGTTGTTCTGTCTGTAATAAAGGATTTgcacaaaagacacaaatgagGCAACACATGAGAAttcacacaggggagaaacctTTCAGTTGCTCTTTCTGTGGTACAAGATTCGCACAGAGCTCAGGTTTGACGTCACACTTAACAATTCACACAGGTGAAAAACCTTTCACATGTTCAGTTTGTAAAACAACTTTCAGCCGGAGAAGCAATTTGTCCCAACACATGAGAGTGCATACTGGAGAGAAACCCTTCAGTTGTTCAGTTTGTGGTAAAGGATTTGCACAAAAAGGAACATTGAAACGACACTTGACAGTACATACAGGAGAAACCACTGAGttgcagtgtttgtga